The proteins below come from a single Panicum hallii strain FIL2 chromosome 7, PHallii_v3.1, whole genome shotgun sequence genomic window:
- the LOC112899417 gene encoding phosphoglycerate mutase-like protein 1 isoform X5, which yields MEPGTALYPLHRCKTIYLVRHAQGIHNVAGEKDFKAYMSHDLFDAQLTPLGWSQVDGLREHVKKSGLAKKIELVITSPLLRTMQTAVGVFGGENYTDGVSAAPLMVENAGHSGRPAVSSLNCPPFLAVETCREHLGVHPCDKRRSITEYRPLFPAIDFSLIENDEDVLWEPDVREANESVALRGMKFIDWLWTREEKEIAIVSHSGFLYHTLSMYSKECHPTIRDEVGKHFANCELRSMVLVDRSMLGSDPPGFNYPGKIPAGLDLPSDVADEKRVEEAQKN from the exons ATGGAGCCCGGCACTGCCCTCTACCCTCTGCACCGCTGCAAAACCATTTACCTG GTCAGGCATGCCCAGGGCATTCACAATGTCGCAGGCGAGAAGGATTTCAAAGCCTACATGTCACACGACCTGTTCGATGCGCAGCTCACTCCTCTCGGCTGGAGCCAA GTTGATGGTCTGCGGGAGCACGTGAAGAAAAGTGGACTTGCAAAAAAGATTGAGCTGGTTATTACTTCCCCTTTACTGAG GACTATGCAAACTGCAGTGGGGGTGTTTGGCGGTGAAAACTATACTGATGGTGTAAGTGCTGCACCACTAATGGTTGAAAATGCTGGACACAGTGGACGTCCGGCGGTTTCAAGTTTGAACTGCCCACCATTTCTTGCAGTTGAAACCTGCAGAGAGCACTTG GGTGTCCATCCCTGTGACAAGAGAAGGAGCATAACAGAATACCGGCCTCTCTTTCCTGCTATTGATTTTTCATTG ATAGAGAATGATGAAGATGTTCTTTGGGAACCTGATGTCAGAGAAGCAAATGAGTCTGTCGCACTGAGGGGTATGAAGTTCATTGACTG GTTATGGACAAGAGAAGAGAAGGAGATAGCTATTGTCAGTCATAGTGGTTTCTTGTATCATACCTTGAGCATGTACAGCAAGGAGTGTCATCCAACCATAAGAGACGAAGTTGGCAAGCA CTTTGCAAACTGTGAGCTCCGGTCGATGGTGTTGGTTGACAGGAG CATGCTTGGGTCGGATCCCCCGGGTTTCAACTACCCTGGGAAGATCCCAGCCGGACTCGATCTGCCTAGTGACGTTGCAGATGAGAAGCGTGTAGAGGAAGCTCAGAAGAACTGA
- the LOC112901621 gene encoding uncharacterized protein LOC112901621, with protein sequence MVSLSTWFRYAAHKFEYSISLTWKKYNVGQINSTELTDAIWKNFFQGKLTFMHWTKGGESMAPIVSPTGGTLLVRKLANLSSTQVFVGDVVLLKDPEKSDDLIIRRLAALEGYEMVSSDEKDEPFVLEKDQCWVLADNQALKPKEARDSRLFGPVPMTDILGRVIYSLRTAVDHGPVENSGIAMNQDAPVLAVELDVEEMAKNNKT encoded by the exons ATGGTTTCGCTGTCAACGTGGTTCCGCTACGCCGCCCACAAGTTCGAGTACTCCATCTCCCTCACATGGAAG AAATATAATGTTGGCCAGATCAACAGTACGGAGCTAACTGATGCAATATGGAAAAACTTCTTCCAAGGCAAGCTCACCTTCATGCATTGGACCAAAGGAGGAGAATCCATGGCTCCCATCGTATCTCCAACTGGAGGAACCCTCCTTGTCAGAAAGCTTGCAAATTTAAGCAGCAC GCAAGTCTTTGTTGGGGACGTCGTCTTGTTAAAAGATCCAGAGAAATCTGATGATCTAATTATTCGACGCCTGGCTGCCCTAGAAGGCTATGAGATGGTCTCTAGTGATGAGAAGGATGAGCCATTTGTACTCGAGAAAGACCAATGCTGGGTTCTTGCAGACAACCAGGCCCTAAAGCCAAAG GAAGCTAGAGATAGCCGCTTATTTGGACCTGTCCCTATGACTGACATCCTTGGCAGAGTGATATACTCTTTAAGAACAGCTGTTGATCATGGTCCAGTGGAGAACAG TGGCATTGCCATGAACCAGGATGCCCCTGTACTGGCAGTGGAGCTTGATGTGGAAGAGATGGCAAAGAATAACAAGACGTAG
- the LOC112899417 gene encoding phosphoglycerate mutase-like protein 1 isoform X6, translating to MSHDLFDAQLTPLGWSQVDGLREHVKKSGLAKKIELVITSPLLRTMQTAVGVFGGENYTDGVSAAPLMVENAGHSGRPAVSSLNCPPFLAVETCREHLGVHPCDKRRSITEYRPLFPAIDFSLIENDEDVLWEPDVREANESVALRGMKFIDWLWTREEKEIAIVSHSGFLYHTLSMYSKECHPTIRDEVGKHFANCELRSMVLVDRSMLGSDPPGFNYPGKIPAGLDLPSDVADEKRVEEAQKN from the exons ATGTCACACGACCTGTTCGATGCGCAGCTCACTCCTCTCGGCTGGAGCCAA GTTGATGGTCTGCGGGAGCACGTGAAGAAAAGTGGACTTGCAAAAAAGATTGAGCTGGTTATTACTTCCCCTTTACTGAG GACTATGCAAACTGCAGTGGGGGTGTTTGGCGGTGAAAACTATACTGATGGTGTAAGTGCTGCACCACTAATGGTTGAAAATGCTGGACACAGTGGACGTCCGGCGGTTTCAAGTTTGAACTGCCCACCATTTCTTGCAGTTGAAACCTGCAGAGAGCACTTG GGTGTCCATCCCTGTGACAAGAGAAGGAGCATAACAGAATACCGGCCTCTCTTTCCTGCTATTGATTTTTCATTG ATAGAGAATGATGAAGATGTTCTTTGGGAACCTGATGTCAGAGAAGCAAATGAGTCTGTCGCACTGAGGGGTATGAAGTTCATTGACTG GTTATGGACAAGAGAAGAGAAGGAGATAGCTATTGTCAGTCATAGTGGTTTCTTGTATCATACCTTGAGCATGTACAGCAAGGAGTGTCATCCAACCATAAGAGACGAAGTTGGCAAGCA CTTTGCAAACTGTGAGCTCCGGTCGATGGTGTTGGTTGACAGGAG CATGCTTGGGTCGGATCCCCCGGGTTTCAACTACCCTGGGAAGATCCCAGCCGGACTCGATCTGCCTAGTGACGTTGCAGATGAGAAGCGTGTAGAGGAAGCTCAGAAGAACTGA
- the LOC112899417 gene encoding phosphoglycerate mutase-like protein 1 isoform X3 — MLFFSSATLNSHLLDESGLMEPSAGTAIYPLHRCKTIHLVRHAQGVHNVEGDKDHSAYMKPEFFDARITPLGWNQVDCLREHVKKSGLAEKIELVICSPLLRTMQTAVGVFGGESYTNGISAPPLMVENAADSGRPAISNLNCAPFLAVEACRERLGVHLCDKRRSITEYRTLFPAIDFSLIENDEDVLWVPDVRESLESLGERGMKFFDWLWTREEKEIAIVTHSGLLWHTLRRYSKECHPTVRHEGSKYFANCELRSLVLVDRSMLGSDSPGYNYPGKIPDGVDLPSDVADKKHLEEEVQERTDSV, encoded by the exons ATGCTCTTCTTCAGTTCTGCAACTCTGAATTCGCATCTCCTTGAT GAGTCAGGACTAATGGAGCCCAGCGCTGGCACTGCCATCTACCCTCTGCACCGCTGCAAAACCATACACCTG GTGAGGCATGCCCAGGGTGTCCACAATGTCGAAGGCGACAAAGATCACAGTGCCTACATGAAACCAGAGTTCTTTGATGCTCGCATCACTCCTTTGGGCTGGAACCAA GTCGACTGCCTACGAGAGCATGTGAAAAAAAGTGGACTTGCAGAAAAGATTGAGCTTGTTATTTGTTCCCCTTTGCTGAG GACTATGCAGACTGCAGTGGGTGTTTTTGGTGGTGAGAGTTATACTAATGGAATAAGTGCACCTCCACTAATGGTGGAAAATGCTGCGGACAGTGGACGTCCAGCAATCTCTAATTTGAACTGCGCACCATTTCTTGCTGTCGAGGCCTGCAGGGAGCGCTTG GGTGTCCATCTTTGTGATAAGAGGAGGAGCATAACAGAGTATCGTACTCTGTTTCCTGCCATTGACTTTTCACTG ATAGAGAATGATGAAGATGTTCTTTGGGTACCGGATGTCAGAGAAAGCCTCGAGTCCCTTGGGGAGAGGGGTATGAAGTTTTTCGACTG GTTATGGACAAGAGAAGAGAAAGAGATAGCCATTGTCACTCATAGTGGTTTATTGTGGCATACCTTACGTAGGTACAGCAAAGAGTGCCATCCTACTGTAAGGCATGAAGGGAGCAAGTA CTTTGCAAATTGTGAGCTCCGGTCGTTGGTGCTGGTTGATAGGAG CATGCTTGGATCAGATTCCCCCGGTTACAACTACCCTGGCAAGATCCCAGATGGAGTTGATCTGCCCAGCGATGTCGCTGATAAGAAGCACCTTGAGGAGGAAGTTCAAGAGAGAACTGATTCAGTCTGA
- the LOC112899417 gene encoding phosphoglycerate mutase-like protein 1 isoform X4 → MEPSAGTAIYPLHRCKTIHLVRHAQGVHNVEGDKDHSAYMKPEFFDARITPLGWNQVDCLREHVKKSGLAEKIELVICSPLLRTMQTAVGVFGGESYTNGISAPPLMVENAADSGRPAISNLNCAPFLAVEACRERLGVHLCDKRRSITEYRTLFPAIDFSLIENDEDVLWVPDVRESLESLGERGMKFFDWLWTREEKEIAIVTHSGLLWHTLRRYSKECHPTVRHEGSKYFANCELRSLVLVDRSMLGSDSPGYNYPGKIPDGVDLPSDVADKKHLEEEVQERTDSV, encoded by the exons ATGGAGCCCAGCGCTGGCACTGCCATCTACCCTCTGCACCGCTGCAAAACCATACACCTG GTGAGGCATGCCCAGGGTGTCCACAATGTCGAAGGCGACAAAGATCACAGTGCCTACATGAAACCAGAGTTCTTTGATGCTCGCATCACTCCTTTGGGCTGGAACCAA GTCGACTGCCTACGAGAGCATGTGAAAAAAAGTGGACTTGCAGAAAAGATTGAGCTTGTTATTTGTTCCCCTTTGCTGAG GACTATGCAGACTGCAGTGGGTGTTTTTGGTGGTGAGAGTTATACTAATGGAATAAGTGCACCTCCACTAATGGTGGAAAATGCTGCGGACAGTGGACGTCCAGCAATCTCTAATTTGAACTGCGCACCATTTCTTGCTGTCGAGGCCTGCAGGGAGCGCTTG GGTGTCCATCTTTGTGATAAGAGGAGGAGCATAACAGAGTATCGTACTCTGTTTCCTGCCATTGACTTTTCACTG ATAGAGAATGATGAAGATGTTCTTTGGGTACCGGATGTCAGAGAAAGCCTCGAGTCCCTTGGGGAGAGGGGTATGAAGTTTTTCGACTG GTTATGGACAAGAGAAGAGAAAGAGATAGCCATTGTCACTCATAGTGGTTTATTGTGGCATACCTTACGTAGGTACAGCAAAGAGTGCCATCCTACTGTAAGGCATGAAGGGAGCAAGTA CTTTGCAAATTGTGAGCTCCGGTCGTTGGTGCTGGTTGATAGGAG CATGCTTGGATCAGATTCCCCCGGTTACAACTACCCTGGCAAGATCCCAGATGGAGTTGATCTGCCCAGCGATGTCGCTGATAAGAAGCACCTTGAGGAGGAAGTTCAAGAGAGAACTGATTCAGTCTGA